One window from the genome of Armatimonadota bacterium encodes:
- a CDS encoding cell division protein SepF: MSGVVERVKGWLFAEDDGDETAAPVSADRGAKPRLLLHPRQDEIFVRWPKSLDDAQVCADCLKARRPVIVNLRMLEDLQARRVLDFLGGVVYAIDGHLEQAGDGIYVLAPAAMLITAEADEQPVAADLWSDPS, encoded by the coding sequence ATGTCAGGCGTAGTGGAACGGGTCAAGGGCTGGTTGTTCGCCGAGGACGACGGCGATGAGACGGCGGCGCCGGTGAGCGCGGACCGCGGCGCCAAACCACGATTGCTTCTCCATCCCCGCCAGGACGAGATCTTCGTCCGCTGGCCCAAGTCGCTGGATGACGCCCAGGTCTGCGCCGATTGCTTGAAGGCGCGCCGGCCGGTGATCGTCAACCTGCGCATGCTCGAGGATCTTCAGGCTCGCCGCGTGCTCGATTTTCTGGGCGGCGTCGTTTACGCCATTGACGGCCACCTGGAGCAGGCAGGCGACGGCATCTACGTCCTCGCACCCGCGGCCATGCTCATCACCGCCGAGGCGGACGAGCAGCCCGTCGCCGCCGACCTCTGGAGCGATCCCTCCTAG
- a CDS encoding Rrf2 family transcriptional regulator codes for MDVIRRKTDYGLRALVAIARAEGPMRTEELAAQEGVPVAFLHKALTDLANAGVLDGQRGRTGGFTLARPADEITVLEAVEIMQGPVAVSRCLLGDDACPRQESCGLRWAWEMVQQKIASFLRGLTVEDLVRSLGPAPGGGKRRRAAVSADR; via the coding sequence GTGGACGTCATCCGGCGAAAGACAGATTACGGGTTGCGCGCCCTGGTGGCGATCGCCCGGGCCGAGGGTCCGATGCGCACCGAGGAGCTGGCGGCGCAGGAGGGGGTTCCGGTAGCCTTCTTGCACAAGGCGCTGACCGACCTTGCCAACGCCGGGGTGCTCGACGGACAGCGCGGGCGGACGGGCGGCTTTACGCTGGCGCGCCCGGCCGACGAGATCACCGTGCTGGAGGCGGTCGAGATCATGCAGGGGCCGGTGGCGGTGAGTCGGTGTCTGCTCGGCGATGACGCCTGCCCGCGCCAGGAGAGCTGCGGCCTGCGCTGGGCGTGGGAGATGGTGCAGCAGAAGATCGCCTCCTTCTTGCGCGGCCTGACGGTGGAGGACCTGGTGCGGTCGCTGGGGCCGGCGCCGGGTGGAGGCAAGCGACGGCGCGCCGCGGTAAGCGCGGACCGCTGA
- a CDS encoding 7-carboxy-7-deazaguanine synthase QueE has translation MITGSLAEVFSATQGEGLFVGQRQLFVRLAGCNLRCRYCDTAWARARTPCCRAEHTPGGRDFTAHANPLDAEGATALVLRLQVGRLHDAVSFTGGEPLLQPEFLRDLAQRLRAAGLRAHLETNGTLAEALARVSDAVDVIAMDLKLPSAAGFECWDEHRAFLDAARPFMQRPGALLFAKAVFAQATTEQEIERACTLLAQVSAEIPLVLQPVSAVAGGPEPPAPAHALALQAAAKPLLADVRVIPQTHKLMGQM, from the coding sequence ATGATCACCGGCAGCCTCGCCGAGGTCTTCTCCGCCACCCAGGGCGAGGGGCTGTTCGTCGGGCAGCGCCAACTCTTTGTCCGCCTGGCGGGGTGCAACCTGCGCTGCCGCTACTGCGACACCGCCTGGGCGCGCGCGCGGACGCCCTGCTGCCGCGCCGAGCACACCCCCGGCGGTCGCGACTTCACGGCGCATGCGAATCCCCTCGACGCCGAAGGTGCGACGGCCCTCGTCTTGCGCCTGCAGGTGGGACGACTGCACGATGCGGTGAGCTTCACCGGCGGCGAGCCGCTGCTGCAGCCGGAGTTCCTGCGCGACCTGGCACAGCGACTGCGGGCGGCGGGACTGCGGGCGCACCTGGAAACCAATGGTACGCTCGCGGAAGCCCTCGCGCGGGTGTCGGATGCGGTTGACGTCATCGCCATGGACCTCAAGCTCCCCAGCGCCGCCGGGTTCGAGTGCTGGGACGAGCACCGCGCCTTTCTCGATGCCGCGAGACCCTTCATGCAGCGCCCCGGCGCCCTGCTGTTCGCCAAGGCGGTGTTCGCGCAGGCAACCACCGAGCAGGAAATCGAGCGCGCCTGTACGCTGCTGGCGCAGGTCAGCGCGGAGATACCACTCGTGCTCCAGCCCGTCTCCGCGGTTGCCGGCGGCCCCGAGCCGCCCGCGCCCGCCCACGCGCTCGCCCTGCAGGCCGCCGCAAAACCGCTTCTCGCCGACGTCCGCGTCATCCCGCAAACGCACAAGCTCATGGGGCAGATGTAG
- a CDS encoding type II CAAX endopeptidase family protein, with amino-acid sequence MLASEEPRPQPQPAPQGDSRGRIAAAVVLLGLAALGLTAEVVVSTATDAGRAQMRTHQARMDLFQGRVVLGLTYYLEGLESDRSFALRQRKAAGRFARMGVQSAAAYFQRAAQGLQDPQEHTAAIASAAALYAHGGDTMRALRVLQGSLDIGRRDVLSLLAQLYANNRLTQEWLVSEAAAWIPQRVPAHLLIESQIAVSGGRVQRDLELRRSMFEAGVRLVKRVGALMAGFIALMLLGVGVLLWGILRRAGFGPYHGLPERPWGAWAGLELVGAWLVLSTLVAGGTLAFARRLGTTGVIAAILASYIAASVLALWWFAAAVAPPGTGLRTAGWRRLSVAKSIAHGIGAYAAALPLAMAAVVVASRLLPAPPVNLLVAEMTRAHGLAARALLLVLLCVAAPVVEETVFRGALYGGMRKRWTMPVAALASAVVFALVHLNWVSFVPVLVLGVALCVVYERTGSLLPGMVAHGLFNFATAVALFLL; translated from the coding sequence ATGCTAGCGAGCGAGGAGCCGAGACCGCAACCGCAGCCGGCCCCGCAGGGAGACTCGCGGGGCCGTATCGCAGCAGCGGTGGTGCTGCTGGGGTTGGCGGCGCTGGGGCTGACCGCCGAGGTCGTGGTGTCCACCGCCACCGACGCCGGCCGCGCCCAGATGCGCACCCACCAGGCGCGCATGGATCTCTTCCAGGGCCGGGTGGTGCTGGGGCTGACCTACTACCTGGAGGGCCTTGAGTCCGACCGGTCGTTTGCCCTGCGGCAGCGCAAGGCGGCGGGGCGCTTCGCGCGCATGGGCGTCCAGAGTGCGGCGGCGTACTTCCAGCGGGCGGCGCAGGGGCTCCAGGACCCGCAGGAGCATACCGCCGCCATCGCCTCGGCGGCGGCGCTCTATGCCCACGGCGGCGATACCATGCGCGCGCTGCGGGTGCTTCAGGGGTCACTGGACATCGGCCGTCGCGACGTCCTGTCGCTGCTGGCTCAACTCTACGCCAACAACCGGCTCACGCAGGAATGGCTGGTCAGCGAAGCGGCGGCGTGGATACCGCAGCGGGTGCCGGCGCACCTGCTGATCGAATCGCAGATCGCGGTCAGCGGCGGCCGCGTGCAGCGGGACCTCGAGCTGCGCCGGAGCATGTTCGAGGCGGGGGTGCGGCTGGTCAAGCGGGTGGGGGCGTTGATGGCAGGCTTCATCGCGCTCATGCTGCTGGGGGTCGGGGTGCTGCTGTGGGGAATCCTGCGGCGGGCCGGCTTCGGCCCCTACCACGGCCTGCCCGAACGCCCCTGGGGGGCGTGGGCGGGCCTGGAGCTGGTGGGGGCGTGGCTGGTGCTGAGCACGCTCGTGGCAGGGGGCACTCTTGCGTTCGCGCGTCGCCTGGGCACGACGGGCGTCATCGCCGCCATCTTGGCCTCATACATCGCGGCCTCGGTGCTTGCCCTGTGGTGGTTTGCCGCGGCGGTGGCGCCGCCGGGCACGGGCCTGCGCACCGCCGGCTGGCGCCGCCTGTCGGTGGCCAAGAGCATCGCCCACGGCATCGGCGCCTACGCTGCGGCCCTGCCGCTGGCCATGGCGGCGGTCGTCGTTGCCAGTCGCCTGCTGCCCGCGCCGCCCGTCAACCTGCTGGTGGCCGAGATGACCCGGGCGCATGGGCTGGCGGCGCGCGCGCTGCTGCTGGTGCTGCTGTGCGTGGCCGCGCCGGTGGTGGAGGAGACGGTGTTCCGCGGAGCCCTCTACGGCGGCATGCGCAAGCGCTGGACGATGCCGGTGGCGGCGCTGGCGAGCGCGGTGGTGTTCGCGCTCGTGCACCTCAACTGGGTGAGCTTCGTGCCGGTGCTGGTGCTCGGGGTGGCGCTGTGCGTGGTTTACGAGCGCACGGGGTCGCTGCTGCCGGGGATGGTCGCGCACGGCCTTTTCAACTTCGCTACCGCGGTCGCGCTATTCCTGCTCTAG
- a CDS encoding YggS family pyridoxal phosphate-dependent enzyme has protein sequence MCALSQSHLDIADNVARVRERVAAAAARVGRRPEDITLVAAAKTIAPELIADAAAAGITDVGENYVQEARAKIERLGRGVRWHLVGHLQTNKATQAVELFDLVQTVDSERLARELDRRARAAGRRLAVLVQVNTSGEGTKFGVAGDDAPGLAEVVAGLQGLELRGLMTIGRFGAERQAARPDFRLLRRLFEQIAASLPGAPMTWLSMGMSQDFEVAIEEGANMVRVGTAIFGARPAAAGEQGNG, from the coding sequence ATGTGCGCGCTTTCGCAATCGCACCTTGATATCGCGGACAACGTGGCGCGCGTGCGCGAGCGGGTCGCGGCCGCGGCCGCCCGTGTTGGGCGCCGCCCCGAGGATATCACCCTCGTCGCCGCCGCGAAAACCATCGCCCCCGAACTTATCGCCGACGCGGCCGCAGCGGGGATCACCGATGTCGGCGAGAACTACGTCCAGGAGGCGCGCGCCAAGATCGAGCGCCTCGGCCGCGGCGTGCGCTGGCACCTGGTCGGACACCTGCAGACCAACAAGGCCACGCAAGCGGTGGAGCTGTTCGACCTCGTGCAGACGGTGGACAGCGAGCGCCTGGCGCGGGAGCTGGATCGCCGGGCGCGCGCCGCCGGGCGCCGGCTGGCGGTGCTGGTGCAGGTCAACACCAGCGGCGAAGGGACCAAGTTCGGGGTCGCCGGCGATGACGCGCCGGGCCTGGCCGAAGTCGTGGCCGGTTTGCAGGGCCTCGAGCTAAGAGGGCTGATGACCATCGGGCGGTTCGGCGCGGAGCGGCAGGCGGCGCGCCCCGATTTCCGATTGCTGCGCCGCCTGTTCGAGCAGATCGCGGCTTCCCTCCCCGGGGCGCCGATGACATGGCTGTCAATGGGCATGAGCCAGGACTTCGAGGTCGCGATCGAAGAAGGAGCGAACATGGTGCGGGTGGGCACCGCGATTTTCGGCGCCCGCCCGGCCGCAGCCGGTGAGCAGGGGAACGGATGA
- a CDS encoding DUF72 domain-containing protein translates to MIHVGTSGFKFPDWKGSFYPGDMPAKEWLRYYGERFDCLEVNSTYYRLLPARTFHYMAQKVPAGFRFTVKAYGGLTHEPGAGDDEDFQAFLDSLQPLLEADKFGCVLAQFPHRFHNTEDNRRYLLEFKQRFGALPLVAEFRSREWAQPAVFDLLREAGIGFCAVDEPRFSSLMPPVAVATSAIGYVRFHGRNYEKWWKGDAKTRYDYLYSEEELREWTPKIRGLEEETERVYVFMNNCYGGQAATNAAQMKELLQRELGA, encoded by the coding sequence ATGATCCACGTCGGCACTTCCGGCTTCAAGTTCCCCGATTGGAAGGGCAGCTTCTATCCCGGCGATATGCCCGCGAAGGAGTGGTTGAGGTACTACGGCGAACGCTTCGACTGCCTGGAGGTCAACTCGACCTACTACCGGCTGCTGCCCGCGCGCACGTTCCATTACATGGCGCAGAAGGTGCCCGCCGGCTTCCGATTCACGGTCAAGGCCTACGGCGGTCTCACTCACGAGCCGGGCGCGGGCGACGACGAGGACTTCCAGGCGTTCCTGGATTCGCTGCAACCGCTGCTGGAGGCGGACAAGTTCGGGTGCGTGCTGGCGCAGTTCCCGCACCGCTTCCACAACACCGAGGACAATCGCCGTTACCTGCTTGAGTTCAAGCAGCGCTTCGGCGCGCTGCCGCTGGTGGCGGAGTTTCGCAGCCGCGAATGGGCGCAGCCGGCGGTGTTCGATCTCCTGCGTGAGGCCGGCATCGGCTTCTGCGCGGTGGACGAGCCGCGCTTTAGCAGTCTCATGCCGCCCGTCGCCGTCGCCACCTCCGCGATCGGCTATGTGCGCTTCCACGGGCGCAACTACGAGAAATGGTGGAAAGGCGACGCCAAGACGCGCTACGACTACCTCTACAGCGAAGAAGAGCTGCGCGAGTGGACGCCCAAGATCCGCGGGCTCGAGGAGGAGACCGAGCGCGTGTACGTGTTCATGAACAACTGCTACGGGGGCCAGGCCGCCACCAACGCGGCGCAGATGAAGGAGCTGCTGCAGCGGGAGCTGGGCGCGTGA
- a CDS encoding DivIVA domain-containing protein has product MVNDIMPIDIVNQKFRQGLRGYVQTEVDDFMGRVADAYGKALEENDRLKQQLEKAERELRQYRDTEEMIKSALVLAEKTADEARSRAQDKASLMVREAEQQARETLAAARRDAEGIAREVEELRRERARFEAEFRGLLETYLHLLAGGSRAETVPDQSC; this is encoded by the coding sequence GTGGTCAACGACATCATGCCCATTGACATCGTCAACCAGAAGTTCCGCCAGGGTCTGCGGGGGTACGTGCAGACCGAGGTGGACGACTTCATGGGGCGAGTGGCGGACGCATACGGCAAGGCGTTGGAGGAGAACGACCGCCTGAAGCAGCAACTGGAGAAGGCGGAGCGGGAGCTGCGCCAGTATCGGGATACGGAGGAGATGATCAAGAGCGCGCTGGTGCTGGCGGAAAAGACGGCGGACGAGGCGCGCAGTCGCGCGCAGGACAAGGCGAGCCTGATGGTGCGCGAGGCCGAGCAGCAGGCGCGCGAGACGCTGGCGGCGGCCCGGCGCGACGCGGAGGGCATAGCGCGCGAGGTGGAGGAGCTGCGACGCGAGCGAGCCCGCTTCGAGGCCGAGTTCCGGGGGCTGCTGGAGACCTACCTCCACCTGCTGGCGGGCGGCTCGCGCGCCGAAACGGTACCGGATCAGTCATGCTAG
- a CDS encoding 4Fe-4S binding protein, with protein sequence MSTKVARQIIHIDEDRCNGCGQCVTACAEGALAIIDGKARLINEVFCDGLGACIGECPTGALLIEQRTADEFDEEAVERHLAQATVSSREPLPCDCPGSLAEELRPRRAYAEAAPTAAVASELRNWPVQIHLLPLEAPYYAGADLLLAADCVPFAHPAFHHDLLRGRTLAVGCPKLDDAGFYVEKLAGILRANDIRSLTVAHMEVPCCFGLQRVAETAVAQSGKSIPVETTVIGRDGTVKSAPDRGAACPHA encoded by the coding sequence ATGAGCACCAAAGTTGCCAGGCAGATCATCCACATTGACGAGGACCGCTGCAACGGCTGCGGCCAGTGCGTGACTGCCTGCGCCGAGGGCGCGCTGGCGATCATTGACGGCAAAGCCCGCCTGATCAACGAGGTTTTCTGCGACGGCCTGGGAGCCTGCATCGGCGAGTGTCCGACGGGCGCCCTCCTCATCGAGCAGCGGACGGCCGACGAGTTCGACGAGGAGGCGGTCGAACGGCACCTGGCGCAGGCGACCGTTTCATCACGAGAGCCGCTGCCTTGCGACTGTCCGGGCTCGCTGGCCGAGGAGCTGCGCCCGCGGCGGGCCTATGCCGAGGCCGCGCCAACCGCGGCGGTCGCGTCGGAACTGCGCAACTGGCCGGTGCAGATTCACCTGCTGCCGCTGGAGGCGCCCTACTACGCGGGCGCGGACCTGCTGCTGGCGGCCGACTGCGTGCCCTTTGCGCATCCGGCGTTCCACCACGACCTGCTGCGGGGGCGCACGCTCGCCGTCGGCTGCCCCAAGCTCGACGACGCCGGCTTCTACGTCGAGAAGCTGGCCGGCATCCTGCGCGCCAACGACATCCGCAGCCTGACGGTGGCGCACATGGAGGTGCCGTGCTGCTTCGGGCTGCAGCGCGTGGCGGAGACGGCGGTGGCGCAGTCCGGCAAGTCCATTCCGGTGGAGACGACCGTCATCGGGCGCGACGGCACGGTCAAGTCCGCTCCCGATCGCGGGGCTGCGTGCCCGCACGCATGA
- the proC gene encoding pyrroline-5-carboxylate reductase: MSDARTIAIIGTGRMGTALASGLIATGAAAASIRAFDHDPARLRAVEGLGLTPCADTAAAAAGAALIVIAVKPADVPAALAQVAPSLTAATQTVLSLAAGVTTRALRAALPRDCPAGVVRAMPNTPCVVGEGMAVIAADSPASAKGIAAAREVLAAVGRVIELPEALLDAATGLSGSGPAYAFVFMQALADGGVAAGLPRVVAIELAAQTVLGAARMVLAGEGHPEQLKDAVMSPAGTTAAGVAALEARGLRAAAMEAVVAAWRRARELGAEDP, encoded by the coding sequence ATGTCCGACGCCCGCACCATAGCGATCATCGGCACCGGCCGCATGGGCACGGCGCTGGCGAGCGGCCTCATCGCCACCGGCGCCGCCGCCGCCTCGATTCGCGCCTTCGATCACGACCCGGCGCGCCTGCGCGCCGTCGAGGGCCTGGGCTTGACCCCGTGCGCCGACACGGCGGCAGCGGCCGCCGGGGCGGCCCTGATCGTGATCGCGGTCAAGCCGGCGGACGTCCCCGCCGCGCTCGCGCAAGTCGCTCCCTCCCTCACTGCTGCAACCCAGACGGTGCTGTCGCTCGCCGCGGGGGTCACGACGCGGGCGCTGCGCGCGGCGCTGCCGCGGGACTGCCCGGCGGGGGTGGTACGGGCGATGCCCAACACGCCCTGCGTGGTGGGCGAGGGGATGGCGGTGATCGCCGCGGACAGCCCCGCGTCGGCGAAGGGCATCGCCGCCGCGCGAGAGGTGCTGGCGGCGGTGGGGCGGGTCATCGAGCTGCCGGAGGCGCTGCTCGACGCCGCCACCGGGCTCTCGGGGAGCGGTCCGGCCTATGCCTTCGTCTTCATGCAGGCTTTGGCTGACGGCGGAGTTGCGGCCGGGCTGCCGCGGGTGGTGGCGATCGAGCTGGCGGCGCAGACGGTGCTGGGAGCGGCGCGCATGGTGCTGGCGGGAGAGGGGCACCCCGAGCAGCTCAAGGACGCGGTGATGTCGCCCGCGGGCACCACCGCCGCCGGCGTCGCCGCCCTCGAGGCGCGCGGGCTGCGCGCGGCGGCGATGGAGGCGGTCGTCGCCGCCTGGCGCCGCGCGCGCGAGTTGGGAGCAGAGGACCCGTGA
- a CDS encoding YggT family protein, with the protein MTPAQIGVNMQVISLIHMAFWLLQLLVLARVIISWIRVDARHPLVRLIHDLTEPMLRPLRSMLRVQSMGLDFSPIVLLLLLWVAERIIVNLVAGAF; encoded by the coding sequence GTGACCCCGGCGCAGATCGGCGTGAACATGCAAGTGATATCGCTCATCCACATGGCCTTCTGGCTGCTGCAGCTGCTGGTGTTGGCGCGAGTGATCATTTCCTGGATCCGGGTAGATGCCCGGCATCCGCTGGTGCGCCTTATCCACGACCTGACCGAGCCCATGCTGCGGCCCTTGCGCTCGATGCTGCGCGTGCAGAGCATGGGGCTCGACTTCTCGCCCATCGTTCTCTTGCTCCTATTGTGGGTCGCGGAGCGGATAATCGTCAATCTGGTGGCAGGAGCGTTCTAG
- a CDS encoding DUF167 domain-containing protein translates to MRKKTESTGGPVTLRVRVRPRAAADAIEADVAAREVIVSVTAPAVEGKANRAMLAQIAEHLGVARSSLHIVSGEKSRRKAVRVHGLGEAEVWRRLGGGRE, encoded by the coding sequence TTGCGCAAGAAAACGGAAAGCACGGGAGGCCCGGTGACCCTGCGCGTGCGCGTGCGCCCGCGGGCGGCGGCCGATGCTATCGAGGCCGACGTCGCGGCGCGAGAGGTGATCGTGTCGGTCACCGCGCCGGCGGTCGAGGGCAAGGCCAACCGCGCGATGCTGGCGCAGATCGCCGAGCACCTGGGGGTCGCGCGGTCGTCACTGCACATCGTGTCGGGGGAGAAATCGCGGCGCAAGGCCGTGCGCGTCCACGGCCTGGGCGAGGCGGAGGTGTGGCGGCGGCTGGGAGGCGGACGAGAGTAG
- the mutM gene encoding bifunctional DNA-formamidopyrimidine glycosylase/DNA-(apurinic or apyrimidinic site) lyase gives MPELPEAETIRRQLAPEISGRRIVAALVGKRDLLGRHRQSARRFARLAVGRRITAVGRRGKALVLTLDDADTLVVRLGMSGRLLATATDEPRATHTHVTLRLEDGRELRYVDPRRFGEVYVARGTDLSAIPGLTSLGPEPFGRGLCAHLRAHLPRRSAAIKPVLMDQRLLAGVGNIYADEALFRAGVHPAQPANTLTDDETLRLGRALPQVLRRAIRRCGTSSADGGYVDARGAPGDFQGCLAVYQRAGLPCKRCGAEIKRMVLAGRSAHFCPACQPRRRRQGRRR, from the coding sequence ATGCCGGAACTGCCGGAAGCGGAAACCATTCGCCGTCAACTCGCGCCTGAGATCAGCGGCCGCCGCATCGTCGCAGCGCTCGTCGGCAAGCGCGACCTCCTGGGCCGCCACCGCCAGTCGGCTCGCCGGTTTGCGCGCCTCGCGGTCGGCCGGCGCATCACCGCCGTCGGCCGCCGCGGCAAGGCCCTGGTGCTGACCCTCGACGACGCCGATACCCTGGTCGTGCGCCTGGGCATGAGCGGACGCCTGCTGGCAACGGCGACGGACGAGCCGCGAGCCACGCATACCCACGTCACGCTGCGCCTCGAAGATGGCCGCGAGCTGCGCTATGTTGACCCCCGCCGCTTCGGGGAGGTCTATGTCGCCCGCGGCACCGACCTGTCGGCGATCCCGGGGTTGACCAGCCTCGGCCCCGAGCCGTTCGGGCGGGGCCTGTGCGCGCATCTGCGCGCCCACCTGCCGCGCCGCTCCGCCGCCATCAAACCGGTGCTCATGGATCAGCGCCTGCTCGCAGGCGTGGGCAACATCTACGCCGACGAGGCGCTGTTTCGCGCGGGGGTACACCCCGCGCAACCGGCCAACACCCTGACCGACGACGAGACATTGCGCTTGGGCCGCGCGCTGCCGCAGGTCCTGCGCCGCGCCATTCGTCGCTGCGGCACCTCCTCCGCCGACGGGGGCTACGTTGATGCGCGCGGCGCGCCCGGGGACTTCCAGGGCTGCCTAGCGGTCTATCAGCGCGCGGGGCTGCCGTGCAAGCGCTGCGGGGCGGAAATCAAACGCATGGTGCTCGCCGGTCGCTCGGCGCATTTCTGCCCCGCCTGTCAGCCGCGCCGCCGCCGGCAGGGGCGACGCAGATGA
- a CDS encoding 3D domain-containing protein translates to MAPRGRGPGRMHRFEPVFPGAWRLGMLSALIAALCLITWSIGGAGVTPLCADAAPDDGRVMVTLLADGEQSTLRSDPVMVAELLASAGIALGELDRVEPALERVVAEGDVVRVVRVTREVVEREIEIPIATRVRLDRRVHRPITLRPGRPGRALATLEVWRRDGAETQRSVISQRTLEPMRPQVVVRGTVSFPSRGGQVLYLEATGYDPGPRSCGRYASGYTAIGVRAGKGIAAVDPRVIPLGTRLYVDGYGECVAADVGSAIKGRRIDLGFDTYREALAWGRRTVRVRILE, encoded by the coding sequence ATGGCACCACGCGGCCGCGGCCCGGGTAGGATGCATCGCTTCGAGCCGGTATTCCCCGGCGCCTGGCGCCTGGGGATGCTCAGCGCGCTGATTGCCGCTCTCTGCCTGATCACGTGGTCCATCGGCGGCGCGGGCGTTACCCCCTTGTGCGCCGACGCCGCGCCCGACGACGGGCGGGTGATGGTCACCTTGCTCGCCGACGGCGAGCAATCAACCCTTCGCAGCGACCCGGTGATGGTCGCCGAGCTGCTGGCGAGCGCGGGTATCGCGCTGGGCGAGCTCGACCGCGTCGAGCCTGCGCTGGAGCGCGTGGTGGCGGAGGGCGATGTCGTGCGCGTGGTGCGGGTGACGCGCGAAGTGGTCGAGCGGGAGATCGAGATCCCGATCGCCACCCGCGTGCGCCTTGATCGTCGCGTGCACCGGCCGATTACCCTGCGCCCGGGCCGGCCGGGGCGGGCGCTGGCGACGCTGGAGGTCTGGCGCCGCGACGGCGCGGAGACGCAGCGCAGCGTGATCTCGCAGCGGACGCTCGAGCCGATGCGGCCGCAGGTGGTGGTGCGGGGGACCGTATCCTTTCCTTCGCGCGGCGGGCAGGTGCTATACCTGGAGGCGACGGGCTATGACCCCGGGCCGCGCAGCTGCGGGCGCTATGCCAGCGGCTACACCGCCATCGGGGTGCGCGCGGGCAAGGGGATCGCGGCGGTGGATCCGCGGGTGATCCCCCTGGGCACGCGGCTCTACGTTGACGGCTACGGCGAGTGTGTCGCCGCCGACGTCGGCAGCGCCATCAAGGGCCGCCGCATAGACCTCGGCTTCGACACCTACCGCGAAGCGCTGGCCTGGGGGCGGCGCACGGTGCGGGTGCGCATACTGGAGTGA
- a CDS encoding 2,3-bisphosphoglycerate-independent phosphoglycerate mutase — translation MSHATAKIAMLICDGLGDRPCPELDGETPLEAARKPHLDAIAARGECGIMDPIAPGIRAGSDTSHLALLGYDPHTTYTGRGPFEAAGIGMDVRGGDICFRCNFATVDDGFVIQDRRAGRIEHGTRELAQALDGMTLDGVTAVFKESIEHRAALILRGEGLGHDVTDTDPHETGQKVWQARGGDPASEKTARAVNQFVRRSYELLKGHPVNQQRRREGKPPASIVLPRGAGIAPHLEPFEQRHKLSGACVVEVGLIKGLGRYLKMAVPEVARATGGYDTDELALAQAAVEALAANDFVLCNLKTSDLAGHDGDAQRKVAAVEKFDRLAGYIAEQLGDDAYIVITGDHSTPVAVQDHSGDPLPLALAGPGVRTDAVREFGERATAVGGLGRIRGADIMPILTSLVMTQDKFGA, via the coding sequence GTGAGTCACGCGACGGCGAAGATAGCGATGTTGATCTGCGACGGGCTGGGCGACCGCCCGTGCCCGGAGCTCGACGGCGAGACCCCGCTCGAGGCGGCCCGCAAGCCCCACCTCGACGCCATCGCCGCCCGCGGCGAGTGCGGCATCATGGACCCCATCGCCCCCGGCATCCGCGCCGGCAGCGATACCTCCCACCTCGCCCTGCTCGGCTACGACCCCCACACCACCTACACCGGGCGCGGCCCCTTCGAGGCCGCCGGCATCGGCATGGATGTCCGCGGCGGCGACATCTGCTTCCGCTGCAACTTCGCCACCGTGGACGACGGTTTCGTCATCCAAGACCGCCGCGCCGGGCGCATCGAGCACGGCACCCGCGAACTCGCCCAGGCCCTCGACGGCATGACGCTCGATGGCGTCACCGCCGTCTTCAAGGAGTCCATCGAGCACCGCGCCGCCCTCATCCTGCGCGGCGAAGGCCTCGGCCACGATGTCACCGACACCGACCCCCACGAGACCGGCCAGAAGGTCTGGCAGGCCCGCGGCGGCGACCCCGCAAGCGAGAAGACCGCCCGCGCCGTCAACCAGTTCGTGCGCCGCTCGTATGAGTTGCTCAAGGGCCATCCCGTCAACCAACAGCGCCGCCGGGAAGGCAAGCCGCCGGCTAGTATCGTCCTGCCGCGGGGCGCCGGCATCGCCCCCCACCTGGAGCCGTTCGAGCAGCGCCACAAGCTGAGCGGCGCGTGCGTGGTCGAGGTCGGGCTGATCAAGGGTCTCGGCCGCTACTTGAAGATGGCGGTGCCCGAGGTGGCGAGGGCGACCGGCGGCTACGACACCGACGAGCTGGCGCTGGCCCAGGCGGCGGTGGAGGCGCTGGCGGCGAATGATTTCGTGTTGTGTAATCTCAAGACCAGCGACCTCGCCGGCCATGACGGCGACGCGCAGCGCAAGGTCGCGGCGGTGGAGAAGTTCGACCGCCTGGCCGGGTACATCGCCGAGCAGTTGGGCGACGACGCCTACATCGTCATCACCGGCGATCACTCCACCCCGGTAGCGGTGCAGGATCACTCCGGCGACCCGCTGCCGCTGGCGCTGGCGGGGCCGGGCGTGCGCACCGACGCGGTGCGCGAGTTCGGCGAACGGGCGACCGCCGTCGGCGGACTGGGGCGTATTCGCGGCGCCGACATCATGCCCATTCTGACCAGTCTCGTGATGACGCAGGACAAGTTCGGGGCGTAG